A single genomic interval of Rosistilla ulvae harbors:
- a CDS encoding Y-family DNA polymerase, which translates to MNPRVLSIWLPNWPIQRLHAASNLPAGPDRPPLVLIARDPRRGQRVVACCRRAAMAGIKVEMSGGEATSLIEAATDAQSTTQPHDAQADLEALQELAAACTERFSPLVGLEPLGPRPWAGQLLHMPQGLVMDVTGIGPLFDGEESLCRQIDEFFQSRNLQVRIALASTLAAAWGLARSPASRRKTVKTTQRYCITKPETEFHHLVSMPTRVMRLEPACVETLARLGIEQFGQLLRLPREGLATRLGADLMLRIDQLLGRADEPLPVYHHRPEDHVSIDLEHPTRDTEILIYSSEQLMQRLVKGLRRRGHGALRIACRFELLQHEAVEMRLSLFAPTADDQHLNRLLANHFGRQRLPADVHRVAVSATLTAPLQQRQPDLIGDASTHANSAPALANLIDNLAGRLGRQSVLGVRATRNPEPESAYRTQPLTGQPVGEIARMRRGGSRSAVRKSSRSTKPRGFFNEQSDSESFVPSPHDPLRRPIQLLKEPIELTVLKIERGTPPMLFGYRDRQLQTHRFWGPERIETAWWSGSMIRRDYFRIETNQGDWLWVYRKLTTSQWYLHGLFG; encoded by the coding sequence GTGAATCCAAGAGTGCTCAGCATTTGGCTGCCGAATTGGCCCATCCAAAGACTGCACGCCGCCAGCAATCTGCCCGCCGGGCCTGATCGCCCGCCGCTGGTCTTGATCGCTCGCGACCCTCGCCGCGGCCAGCGCGTCGTCGCCTGCTGTCGCCGCGCTGCGATGGCGGGGATCAAAGTCGAGATGTCCGGCGGCGAAGCGACTTCGTTGATCGAAGCGGCAACCGATGCGCAATCGACGACTCAACCGCACGACGCTCAAGCCGACCTCGAAGCGCTGCAGGAACTCGCCGCCGCCTGCACCGAACGCTTCAGTCCATTGGTCGGCCTGGAACCGCTGGGCCCACGCCCTTGGGCGGGCCAGCTGCTGCACATGCCGCAAGGCTTGGTGATGGACGTGACCGGGATCGGTCCGTTGTTCGATGGCGAAGAATCGCTCTGTCGCCAGATCGATGAATTTTTCCAAAGCCGCAACCTGCAGGTTCGGATCGCGCTGGCCAGCACGTTAGCCGCCGCGTGGGGTTTGGCGCGAAGCCCCGCCTCGCGTCGCAAGACCGTCAAAACAACACAACGTTATTGCATCACCAAACCGGAAACCGAGTTCCATCACTTGGTCTCGATGCCAACCCGCGTGATGCGGTTAGAACCGGCTTGTGTCGAGACGCTGGCTCGGCTGGGGATCGAGCAATTTGGTCAATTGCTGCGGCTCCCTCGCGAAGGACTTGCCACGCGGCTAGGTGCCGATTTGATGTTGCGGATCGACCAACTGTTAGGTCGCGCCGACGAACCGTTGCCCGTCTACCACCATCGCCCCGAAGATCATGTCAGCATCGATCTGGAGCATCCGACGCGCGACACGGAGATCTTGATCTACAGCAGTGAACAATTAATGCAGCGGTTGGTGAAGGGACTGCGACGGCGCGGTCACGGCGCGCTACGGATCGCTTGCCGGTTTGAACTGCTGCAGCACGAAGCTGTCGAGATGCGTTTGAGCTTATTTGCGCCGACCGCCGACGACCAACATCTCAACCGTTTATTGGCCAATCATTTCGGCCGCCAGCGGTTGCCGGCCGACGTCCATCGCGTGGCGGTCTCCGCCACGTTAACCGCTCCGCTACAGCAACGCCAACCCGACCTGATCGGCGACGCGTCGACGCATGCCAACAGCGCCCCGGCGCTAGCTAATCTGATCGACAACCTGGCGGGACGACTGGGGCGACAATCGGTGTTGGGAGTTCGAGCGACGCGGAATCCCGAACCCGAATCAGCCTACCGCACTCAACCGTTGACTGGCCAACCGGTCGGTGAGATCGCGCGGATGCGACGCGGCGGCAGCCGATCGGCCGTTCGAAAATCATCCCGTTCGACGAAGCCGCGAGGATTTTTTAACGAGCAATCCGACAGCGAAAGCTTTGTCCCCTCGCCGCACGACCCGCTGCGGCGACCGATCCAATTGTTGAAAGAACCGATCGAACTGACGGTCCTCAAGATCGAGCGGGGGACGCCGCCGATGCTGTTCGGATACCGCGATCGCCAATTGCAGACGCATCGTTTTTGGGGCCCCGAGCGAATCGAGACAGCTTGGTGGAGCGGATCGATGATCCGCCGCGATTACTTCCGCATCGAGACCAATCAAGGCGATTGGTTGTGGGTCTATCGCAAACTGACGACCAGCCAGTGGTATCTGCACGGACTGTTTGGTTGA